From Streptomyces sp. NBC_00683, one genomic window encodes:
- a CDS encoding MFS transporter, with protein sequence MATTTRIRPRALVRASGGPRYAVALAVDALGTGLLRPFLLLYGVTVLRLSASVTGIAMTAGVVVGLVCMPAVGRWLDRGARSSVVAASMLVRVLGVALLLAASTGNVWLFATATLFLGIGNQAWPAAHAALVATIAQGRERDAALAGGRALRNAGLGAGALLATVCLAGGTTALQALAAVTGLAYLAAAALAWSVHLHAQPAAPPAKERDDEPAPRMRALLAANVIYVFCLNIPEIALPLVLLTQMHASPVWSAAIFVANTVLVVTLQVPVTVLMSRFPRRSVLAIAGVVLALSYLGFLAATSLGHGWGAPAVAGVSVVCTLGEIIYAGSATALVTALAPAHVLGRALARFQLSTGFGLAASPAVITALASHGPAALWGSLAATTLLAACAVAH encoded by the coding sequence ATGGCAACCACCACCAGAATCCGGCCGCGCGCCCTCGTCCGCGCCTCCGGAGGCCCCCGCTATGCCGTCGCTCTGGCCGTGGACGCTCTCGGCACGGGCTTGCTGCGGCCCTTTCTGTTGCTCTACGGAGTCACGGTGCTCAGGCTGTCCGCTTCGGTCACCGGCATCGCCATGACGGCCGGCGTCGTCGTGGGTCTGGTGTGCATGCCCGCGGTGGGCCGATGGCTGGACCGGGGCGCACGCAGCTCGGTCGTGGCGGCGTCGATGCTGGTACGGGTGCTGGGCGTGGCGCTGCTGCTGGCCGCCTCCACGGGGAACGTCTGGCTGTTCGCGACAGCGACGCTCTTCCTCGGCATCGGCAACCAGGCATGGCCGGCCGCCCACGCCGCCCTCGTGGCCACGATCGCCCAGGGCCGGGAACGCGACGCCGCCCTCGCAGGGGGCCGCGCCCTGCGCAACGCCGGCCTGGGCGCCGGTGCACTCCTCGCCACCGTATGCCTGGCGGGCGGCACCACCGCCTTGCAGGCGCTGGCAGCAGTCACCGGGCTCGCCTATCTCGCCGCGGCGGCTCTGGCGTGGTCGGTCCACCTGCACGCGCAACCGGCCGCTCCCCCGGCCAAGGAGAGGGACGACGAGCCCGCACCCCGGATGCGCGCGCTGCTGGCCGCCAACGTGATCTATGTCTTCTGCCTCAACATCCCCGAAATCGCGCTCCCTCTGGTCCTGTTGACACAGATGCACGCCTCCCCGGTGTGGTCGGCGGCAATCTTTGTGGCCAACACGGTGCTGGTGGTCACCCTGCAGGTTCCGGTCACCGTCCTGATGTCCCGCTTCCCCCGCCGGTCCGTGCTGGCAATCGCCGGCGTGGTACTCGCCCTGTCCTACCTCGGCTTCCTCGCGGCCACCTCCCTGGGACACGGCTGGGGTGCCCCGGCCGTCGCCGGGGTGTCCGTGGTCTGCACCCTCGGCGAGATCATCTATGCGGGCAGCGCCACCGCGCTGGTCACCGCCCTCGCCCCGGCACATGTCCTGGGACGCGCCCTCGCCCGCTTCCAGCTCTCCACGGGCTTCGGCCTCGCCGCCTCCCCAGCGGTCATCACCGCTCTCGCATCCCACGGCCCTGCTGCCCTCTGGGGCAGCCTCGCCGCCACGACTCTCCTCGCCGCCTGCGCCGTCGCTCACTGA
- a CDS encoding winged helix-turn-helix transcriptional regulator, with protein sequence MGKAYNVMAATCPSRTVLHRIGARWTVFAVNALEDGPMRFTELKAHIRGITPKALTETLRAMEADGLLARTDLGGHPPHVEYALTELGRSLLVPLRAVREWAEMHVPDILAARERAGIEDAAG encoded by the coding sequence ATGGGCAAGGCGTACAACGTCATGGCGGCGACGTGCCCGAGTCGCACCGTGCTGCACCGCATCGGGGCGCGCTGGACGGTGTTCGCCGTCAACGCACTGGAGGACGGACCGATGCGGTTCACCGAACTCAAAGCGCACATCCGCGGGATCACCCCCAAGGCCCTCACCGAAACGCTGCGCGCCATGGAGGCTGACGGCCTGCTCGCCCGTACCGACCTGGGCGGCCACCCGCCGCACGTCGAATACGCCCTGACCGAGCTCGGCCGTTCCCTGCTGGTTCCGCTGCGTGCCGTGCGGGAGTGGGCCGAGATGCACGTCCCGGACATCCTCGCCGCACGCGAACGAGCCGGCATCGAGGACGCTGCAGGCTGA
- a CDS encoding DedA family protein: MDKIALTAGTLYVIVLLRAGGTFAVGWLAGAGARRSRFAGRISSGKFRRAERAIQRWGAPVVAASFLTVGFQTAANFLAGSMRMPLLRYLPALFVGGAAWALIYATAGLGVLEVLGRLFAERTALGVSAVAVLFLAVFGVVVYRSRRAVPSSGDTVAGES, translated from the coding sequence GTGGATAAGATCGCGCTCACAGCCGGAACCCTGTACGTCATCGTCCTGCTTCGCGCCGGAGGGACGTTCGCCGTCGGGTGGCTCGCCGGCGCAGGTGCCAGGCGCAGCAGGTTCGCCGGACGGATCTCTTCGGGAAAGTTCCGGCGCGCCGAGAGGGCGATCCAGCGGTGGGGCGCGCCGGTGGTGGCCGCCTCCTTCTTGACCGTCGGTTTCCAGACCGCCGCCAACTTCCTGGCGGGCAGCATGCGCATGCCGTTGCTGCGCTACCTGCCCGCCTTGTTCGTGGGCGGAGCGGCCTGGGCGCTGATCTATGCGACCGCGGGGCTCGGGGTGCTCGAAGTGCTGGGACGGCTCTTCGCCGAGCGGACGGCCCTCGGGGTTTCGGCAGTGGCCGTCCTCTTCCTCGCGGTGTTCGGGGTGGTGGTGTACCGCAGCAGGAGGGCGGTCCCGTCCTCCGGCGACACCGTGGCCGGCGAATCGTGA
- a CDS encoding phosphodiester glycosidase family protein — translation MNRKLLGASTVLALLAGVGVLPAPAFSSEPAPGPTHALPLGAVDLTETRSTRTLQPGVTLTRIVRGADTTALPWTVEVSIPGGAGSPDPDAPPTALKDRLSADELAADVRGDGFDARVEEVVTPAVADYAGGTLGWRVRVGRFDSQSAATAELTRLRGDGYAGSAVYTGWDGDPADRGPWRIDVLTIDPGRFRGGLKASYGPDLEVREKTSELAAAAGATAAVNAGFFVLDPRAGAPGDPAGVGVYEGRLLSEPVNGRPGLVIRDSGRHSRVARLTWKGRVVGRDASQPLDGIDRVPGLIRNCGGTADDTPTSLPLHDVTCTDRDELVAFTPHYGPQTPEGDGMEAVLDTRGRVLELRRPRGGPLPAGGSSVQATGNRVAELAALAQVGQPLRVEGTLRDSTGCEVSPSPATTILNGGPELVRDGRLHVTPAADGMVQPGNASFYYGWVHKRNPRTLAGVDADGRTVLVTADGRSTDALGLSIPESAAVARALGLRAAVNLDGGGSTTMVVDGEVINDPSDATGERPVGDALLILPDRR, via the coding sequence GTGAACCGAAAGTTGCTCGGCGCGTCCACGGTCCTTGCCCTGTTGGCCGGGGTGGGAGTCCTGCCGGCGCCTGCCTTCTCCTCGGAGCCGGCTCCTGGGCCGACGCATGCCCTGCCGCTGGGCGCCGTCGACTTGACCGAGACCCGTAGCACGCGGACGCTGCAGCCCGGTGTCACCCTCACGCGGATCGTGCGCGGTGCCGACACCACGGCGCTTCCGTGGACGGTCGAGGTTTCCATACCGGGCGGCGCCGGCTCGCCGGACCCCGATGCACCTCCGACGGCGCTGAAGGACCGGTTGAGCGCCGACGAGCTGGCTGCCGACGTGCGGGGGGACGGCTTCGACGCCCGGGTGGAGGAAGTCGTGACTCCGGCCGTCGCCGATTACGCCGGTGGAACGCTTGGGTGGCGGGTCCGGGTCGGGCGGTTCGACTCGCAGTCCGCCGCGACGGCCGAGCTCACCCGCCTGAGAGGGGACGGGTACGCCGGGTCTGCGGTCTACACCGGCTGGGACGGCGACCCCGCGGACCGTGGCCCGTGGCGGATCGACGTGCTCACCATCGACCCGGGCCGGTTCCGCGGTGGGCTCAAGGCGTCGTACGGTCCCGATCTGGAGGTTCGCGAGAAGACCAGCGAGCTGGCGGCCGCGGCCGGCGCGACCGCAGCGGTCAACGCCGGCTTCTTCGTCCTCGACCCGCGAGCCGGAGCACCGGGCGATCCGGCCGGCGTCGGTGTCTACGAGGGCCGGCTGCTGAGTGAGCCGGTGAACGGGCGCCCCGGCCTGGTGATACGCGACTCCGGCCGCCACAGCAGAGTCGCCCGGCTCACCTGGAAGGGGCGGGTCGTCGGCCGGGACGCGTCGCAGCCCCTGGACGGCATCGACCGCGTACCGGGCTTGATCAGGAACTGCGGTGGCACCGCCGACGACACTCCGACCTCGCTGCCCCTGCACGACGTGACCTGCACCGACCGCGACGAGCTCGTCGCCTTCACGCCCCACTACGGCCCGCAGACGCCGGAGGGCGACGGCATGGAGGCCGTACTGGACACCCGCGGGCGGGTCCTGGAGCTGCGCCGACCACGCGGTGGACCGTTGCCGGCCGGTGGCAGCTCCGTGCAGGCGACCGGCAACCGTGTCGCAGAGCTGGCTGCCCTGGCGCAGGTCGGCCAACCCCTGCGCGTCGAGGGGACGTTGCGGGACAGCACCGGCTGCGAGGTCTCCCCGTCACCGGCGACCACCATCCTCAACGGCGGCCCCGAACTGGTCCGCGACGGCCGGCTGCACGTCACGCCCGCCGCCGACGGGATGGTGCAGCCCGGCAACGCAAGCTTCTATTACGGCTGGGTGCACAAGCGCAATCCACGCACGCTGGCCGGGGTGGACGCCGACGGCAGGACCGTGCTCGTCACCGCCGACGGACGCAGCACGGACGCGCTCGGGCTGAGCATCCCCGAGAGTGCCGCCGTCGCCCGGGCGCTCGGCCTGCGCGCCGCCGTCAATCTCGACGGCGGCGGATCGACCACCATGGTGGTCGACGGAGAAGTGATCAACGACCCGTCCGACGCGACCGGTGAACGCCCCGTCGGGGACGCACTGCTGATCCTGCCCGACCGGCGCTGA
- a CDS encoding SDR family oxidoreductase, which produces MSENLTNKRILVIGGARGIGAEIVRRTEKAGADVVVATRSGPEVRIDVTDETSIARAAESLGAFDHVISTASAHHDVPVPDLEHDRIQAAFSTKVVGPLLLAKHFAPRMPADGSFLFFSGIVGWQPKPGTVVKGTANAALAALVTHLAVELAPLRVNAIAPGITDSGTWDRLPDERRRALYDGAAAASLAGRVGTLEDVTDTALWLLGAGWVTGETVHVDGGARHR; this is translated from the coding sequence ATGAGCGAGAACCTGACAAACAAGCGGATCCTGGTCATCGGCGGCGCCCGCGGTATCGGCGCCGAGATCGTCCGGCGCACCGAGAAGGCCGGCGCCGACGTCGTCGTCGCCACACGGTCCGGCCCCGAGGTCCGGATCGACGTCACCGACGAGACCAGCATCGCGCGGGCCGCGGAGTCGCTCGGCGCCTTCGACCACGTGATCTCCACCGCGTCGGCTCACCATGACGTGCCGGTGCCCGACCTTGAACACGACAGGATCCAGGCCGCGTTCTCCACCAAGGTCGTCGGCCCGCTGCTACTGGCCAAGCACTTCGCCCCACGGATGCCCGCCGACGGATCGTTCCTGTTCTTCTCCGGCATTGTCGGCTGGCAGCCCAAACCCGGCACCGTCGTCAAAGGCACGGCGAATGCGGCCCTGGCCGCGCTGGTCACCCACCTGGCCGTCGAGCTCGCGCCGCTGCGTGTCAACGCCATCGCGCCCGGTATCACCGACTCCGGTACCTGGGACCGGCTTCCGGACGAGCGTCGCCGCGCCTTGTACGACGGTGCCGCCGCGGCCTCCCTCGCGGGCCGGGTCGGGACGCTTGAGGACGTCACCGATACCGCCCTGTGGCTCCTGGGCGCGGGGTGGGTGACGGGCGAGACGGTCCATGTCGACGGCGGAGCCCGGCATCGCTGA
- a CDS encoding cupin domain-containing protein translates to MEIISGAGVWTYPGEAGNDWIEQLRTADLSVGTYCIPVGGRDAQSPHTEDEIYVVTAGRAKIETPGRTEEVSPGTVIFVPAGEEHRFTEVAEDLVLLVVFGPAYGSRSTKS, encoded by the coding sequence ATGGAGATCATCAGCGGCGCAGGCGTGTGGACGTACCCCGGCGAAGCGGGCAATGACTGGATCGAGCAACTGCGGACGGCGGATCTGTCGGTGGGGACGTACTGCATCCCGGTCGGCGGGCGTGATGCCCAGAGCCCGCACACCGAGGACGAGATCTATGTCGTCACAGCCGGACGCGCAAAGATCGAAACACCAGGCCGAACGGAAGAGGTGAGTCCCGGGACGGTGATCTTCGTGCCGGCCGGTGAAGAACATCGATTCACGGAAGTGGCCGAAGACCTGGTGCTGCTCGTGGTGTTCGGGCCTGCGTACGGCTCGCGCTCGACCAAGTCCTAG
- a CDS encoding TetR/AcrR family transcriptional regulator, with translation MNTTSIDLVDGQVKRQYDTSRRRAAAQATRQAILDAATQLFAERGYAATTMAKVAEYAGVAVDTVYAVAGRKPALFLQLVESAISGTGDAVPAAERAYVREMRAEPDAALKLRRYARAVREMHARLAPLLRVARGGPPEVAEVWRGIARRRADNMRLLAQDLAATGQLRHGLDLEEVADVIWATNSPEFYCLLVEDRGWPPERFERWLADGWCRLLLT, from the coding sequence ATGAATACGACTAGCATCGACCTCGTGGACGGACAGGTCAAGAGGCAGTACGACACGAGCCGCCGCCGGGCAGCGGCGCAGGCGACCCGGCAGGCGATCCTGGACGCGGCGACGCAGCTGTTCGCCGAACGCGGTTACGCAGCAACCACGATGGCGAAGGTCGCCGAGTACGCGGGCGTCGCGGTCGACACCGTCTACGCGGTGGCGGGCCGCAAACCGGCGCTGTTCCTCCAACTGGTGGAGTCCGCCATCTCGGGCACCGGCGACGCCGTTCCGGCGGCCGAGCGGGCCTATGTACGCGAGATGCGCGCCGAGCCGGACGCGGCACTCAAGCTGCGCCGTTATGCACGGGCAGTCAGGGAGATGCACGCCCGGCTGGCACCACTGCTGCGCGTCGCCCGCGGGGGACCGCCGGAGGTCGCTGAGGTCTGGCGGGGCATCGCCCGGCGCCGTGCGGACAACATGCGGCTGCTGGCCCAGGACCTGGCCGCGACGGGTCAGCTACGCCACGGGCTGGACCTGGAGGAAGTGGCCGACGTCATCTGGGCGACCAACTCGCCGGAGTTCTACTGCCTGTTGGTCGAGGACCGCGGCTGGCCGCCCGAGCGGTTCGAGCGGTGGCTCGCTGACGGCTGGTGCCGACTGCTGCTCACCTGA
- a CDS encoding alpha/beta hydrolase — MNAILIRRVRLLLVLPALLLTLASTPPASATASTVPPAREASGPGSSSRGAEVVAVTQVAERQVDLSVRSPALGGRTANVRLLTPDGWDPGDPSRHWPTLWLLHGCCGDYTSWTGRTDVAQTDSLRDVLVVMPEAGWNGWYSNWWNHGQGGDPAWETFHTKELRQLLEHGWGASRNRVVAGLSMGGQGALMYAARHPGMFKAVAAYSGSVHPLLNDESVNRIMGFFAGQGNDPLRVWGDPVAQRDIWAAHDPFHLAKRLKSIPVYLSCGDGTAGPFDPPGSTSALEADFNRQNQALADELERKGAKHVTTNFYGPGTHGWAYWQRELHSSLPMLLHALRADG, encoded by the coding sequence ATCAACGCCATCCTGATCCGCCGAGTCCGCCTCCTGCTCGTCCTTCCCGCGCTGCTGCTCACCCTGGCGTCAACCCCGCCGGCGTCGGCCACCGCGTCGACAGTGCCGCCCGCCCGGGAAGCGAGCGGACCCGGCTCCTCGTCCCGAGGCGCCGAGGTGGTCGCGGTCACCCAGGTCGCCGAACGGCAGGTCGATCTGTCTGTCCGTTCACCCGCCCTCGGCGGCCGGACGGCGAACGTGCGTCTGCTCACGCCCGATGGCTGGGACCCGGGCGACCCGAGCCGCCACTGGCCGACCCTCTGGCTGCTGCACGGCTGCTGCGGGGACTACACGTCCTGGACCGGTCGGACCGACGTCGCGCAGACCGACAGCCTGCGCGACGTCCTCGTGGTCATGCCGGAGGCCGGCTGGAACGGCTGGTACAGCAACTGGTGGAACCACGGTCAGGGCGGTGACCCGGCGTGGGAGACCTTCCACACCAAGGAGCTGCGCCAACTCCTGGAACACGGCTGGGGGGCAAGCAGGAACCGCGTCGTCGCGGGACTTTCGATGGGTGGACAGGGCGCCCTGATGTATGCCGCCCGGCATCCTGGCATGTTCAAGGCGGTCGCGGCGTACTCCGGCTCCGTGCACCCGCTGCTCAACGACGAGTCGGTGAACCGAATCATGGGGTTCTTCGCCGGCCAGGGCAACGACCCCTTGAGGGTCTGGGGCGACCCGGTTGCGCAACGTGACATCTGGGCGGCCCACGACCCGTTCCACCTGGCCAAGCGCCTCAAGTCGATTCCCGTCTACCTGTCGTGCGGTGACGGCACCGCCGGCCCCTTTGACCCACCGGGCAGCACGAGCGCGCTCGAGGCGGACTTCAACAGGCAGAACCAGGCTCTTGCCGACGAGCTCGAACGCAAGGGTGCCAAGCACGTGACCACCAACTTCTACGGACCGGGAACCCACGGCTGGGCCTACTGGCAGCGCGAGTTGCACTCATCGCTGCCGATGCTGCTCCATGCGCTGCGGGCCGACGGCTGA